Proteins found in one Bremerella volcania genomic segment:
- a CDS encoding Minf_1886 family protein, whose product MSEDTYSAFMQLLKDDPRYRMEAYQFVREALSFGQRYQEEQDEEASEEEDLDLECFEEEIDELEEDLEGWDEEEDVERHLTGQVLCQAIRQYAQQQYGLLAKVVLNSWGIHTTSDFGEIVYNLIGIGMMRKSKSDRREDFNDQYDFEDAFVKNFDFQLSEESGQA is encoded by the coding sequence ATGTCCGAAGATACTTATTCCGCCTTCATGCAGCTGCTCAAAGACGATCCACGCTATCGCATGGAAGCCTATCAATTCGTCCGCGAAGCCCTTTCGTTCGGACAGCGGTACCAAGAAGAGCAGGACGAAGAAGCCTCTGAAGAAGAAGATCTGGACCTGGAATGCTTCGAGGAAGAGATCGACGAACTCGAAGAGGATCTCGAAGGTTGGGATGAAGAAGAAGACGTCGAACGCCATCTGACCGGTCAGGTGCTGTGCCAGGCCATCCGGCAGTACGCCCAGCAGCAGTACGGCCTGCTGGCCAAGGTGGTGCTCAACTCGTGGGGCATCCATACCACCAGCGATTTCGGCGAGATCGTCTACAACCTGATTGGCATCGGCATGATGCGCAAGTCGAAATCGGACCGCCGCGAAGACTTCAACGATCAGTACGACTTCGAAGACGCGTTCGTGAAGAACTTTGACTTCCAACTGTCGGAAGAATCAGGACAAGCCTAG
- the arsC gene encoding arsenate reductase (glutaredoxin) (This arsenate reductase requires both glutathione and glutaredoxin to convert arsenate to arsenite, after which the efflux transporter formed by ArsA and ArsB can extrude the arsenite from the cell, providing resistance.) — protein MSVTIYHNPRCTKSRQTLTRLQEHGLEPNVVLYLDSPPDEKTIKGLLKKLGLKAEQLVRKKDHKALGLPQPEDEAGWIAQMAANPKIIERPIVVVGKEARLGRPPESVDEILP, from the coding sequence ATGAGCGTCACGATCTATCATAACCCGCGTTGTACGAAGAGCCGCCAAACGTTGACCCGGCTCCAGGAGCACGGCCTTGAGCCGAACGTGGTGCTGTACCTCGATAGCCCGCCTGACGAAAAGACGATCAAAGGACTGCTCAAGAAGCTGGGACTCAAGGCCGAGCAGCTCGTGCGGAAGAAGGATCATAAGGCCTTGGGGCTACCGCAGCCGGAAGACGAAGCAGGCTGGATCGCCCAGATGGCTGCCAACCCGAAGATCATCGAACGTCCGATTGTCGTGGTCGGTAAAGAGGCCCGCTTAGGACGACCGCCTGAGAGCGTTGATGAGATCCTCCCGTGA
- a CDS encoding STAS domain-containing protein, giving the protein MNDAAPTLVHHHIADEVLVLTPQVEQMRDSEICYSIRDGMTDYVKQIDHRRVVIDMQNVNFVSSIGILAFLNLRRAVPNADERIIFCNLSDSLTGMFRICKLISENPNDPTPFASVDTLESALSAA; this is encoded by the coding sequence ATGAACGATGCCGCTCCGACGTTAGTCCACCACCATATTGCGGATGAAGTCCTAGTGCTCACTCCGCAAGTCGAACAAATGCGTGATTCCGAGATCTGTTATTCGATTCGGGATGGCATGACCGACTATGTGAAACAGATCGATCATCGACGCGTAGTGATCGATATGCAGAACGTCAACTTCGTCAGCAGTATCGGAATTCTCGCGTTTCTGAATCTTCGTCGGGCAGTTCCCAACGCGGACGAACGGATCATTTTCTGCAACCTGTCCGACTCCCTCACCGGAATGTTCAGAATTTGCAAATTAATCTCAGAAAACCCTAACGACCCAACGCCGTTTGCTTCCGTAGATACTCTTGAGTCAGCTTTGTCGGCCGCGTAA
- a CDS encoding STAS domain-containing protein, with the protein MNAKVSHSLVSFEQVDDVHVVTPLISNMRDANNCLTIRELFIDYGRSRHPEKVLIDLSHVRFMSSVGVRVLVALLREVCEVQGRIMVCSLNGELRGVLFVCSLISDDMNQPGPLEVATNREDGLDRLRSP; encoded by the coding sequence ATGAACGCCAAGGTATCTCATTCACTCGTTTCGTTCGAACAAGTCGACGATGTTCACGTGGTCACTCCCTTGATCTCGAACATGCGCGACGCGAACAACTGTCTGACGATTCGCGAATTGTTTATCGATTATGGGCGGTCCCGTCACCCGGAAAAGGTCTTAATTGACCTGAGCCACGTACGCTTTATGTCGAGCGTTGGCGTCCGAGTACTGGTCGCTTTGCTGCGGGAAGTGTGCGAAGTTCAGGGGCGAATCATGGTCTGCAGCCTGAATGGAGAGTTGCGGGGAGTACTTTTCGTCTGTAGCCTAATATCAGACGATATGAATCAACCGGGACCGTTAGAGGTAGCGACAAACCGTGAAGACGGACTCGATCGCCTGCGTTCCCCTTAA
- a CDS encoding YbaN family protein, producing the protein MTHPPVPEIPWTKRLFYLGCAAIFFTLAVLGMILPIVPATPFLLVTSYFLVRSFPKLNDLLLDLPYFGPILYDWEVRKGIKTSTKIQAIATVVLGWGISILLFPIPGWALFIMAALVAVGIYVIYRVPEPHDVAITKPKSESDVAPEKTKDASAVHAPHELERKPREWDRNQRQTHGENH; encoded by the coding sequence ATGACTCATCCTCCGGTACCTGAGATCCCGTGGACCAAGCGGCTGTTCTACTTGGGGTGTGCAGCGATCTTTTTCACGCTCGCAGTCCTGGGGATGATCTTGCCGATCGTCCCGGCAACTCCATTTCTATTAGTGACCAGCTACTTTCTGGTCCGGTCGTTCCCGAAGCTGAATGACCTGCTGCTCGATCTGCCCTATTTCGGACCGATCCTGTACGACTGGGAAGTGCGTAAGGGAATCAAGACGAGCACCAAGATTCAGGCAATCGCCACGGTCGTGCTCGGCTGGGGCATTTCGATCCTGCTTTTCCCGATCCCCGGCTGGGCATTGTTCATCATGGCCGCGCTGGTGGCGGTCGGAATCTATGTCATCTACCGCGTGCCTGAACCGCACGACGTGGCAATCACCAAGCCCAAGAGTGAGTCGGACGTTGCCCCTGAGAAAACCAAAGACGCGAGTGCCGTGCACGCACCACACGAGCTGGAACGCAAGCCCAGAGAATGGGATCGTAACCAGCGCCAGACGCATGGTGAGAATCATTAA
- a CDS encoding sugar phosphate isomerase/epimerase family protein, with product MFPYAICNETYQDWKLETALAHAKESGYDAIEIAPFTLASTAYDLTAKQRGEIRGKIEDAELDVVGLHWLLAKTEGFYLTTPDDAVRQKTSDYFCELARLCRDLGGKIMVLGSPQQRNLLPGVSESQAMKLAADCIRKAMPTLEQCDVTLALEPLGPAEGDFLNTAEKGLELMDLIDSPNCQIHLDVKAMSAEEKPIPQIIRETHPHIAHFHANDPNKRGPGMGDVDFIPIFQALKEVGYNGWVSVEVFDYEPGIESLVKDSIAYMRQCEAAIS from the coding sequence ATGTTTCCTTACGCTATCTGCAACGAAACGTACCAAGACTGGAAGCTGGAAACGGCCCTGGCGCACGCGAAAGAGTCAGGCTATGATGCGATCGAAATCGCTCCGTTCACGCTCGCCTCGACTGCCTACGATTTGACCGCCAAGCAGCGCGGCGAGATCCGCGGCAAGATCGAAGATGCCGAACTGGACGTGGTGGGTCTGCATTGGCTGTTGGCCAAGACGGAAGGATTCTACCTAACCACCCCGGACGATGCCGTTCGCCAGAAGACGAGTGACTACTTTTGCGAATTGGCGCGGCTATGTCGCGATTTGGGCGGAAAAATCATGGTGCTGGGCAGCCCGCAGCAGCGAAACCTGCTTCCCGGGGTGAGTGAATCTCAGGCAATGAAGCTGGCCGCCGATTGCATTCGCAAAGCGATGCCTACGCTCGAACAGTGCGACGTGACGCTTGCGTTGGAACCGCTCGGCCCGGCCGAAGGAGACTTCCTGAACACGGCGGAGAAGGGGTTGGAGTTGATGGACCTGATCGACTCGCCCAACTGCCAGATTCACTTGGACGTGAAAGCGATGTCGGCCGAAGAGAAGCCGATCCCGCAGATCATCCGCGAAACGCACCCGCACATTGCTCACTTCCACGCCAACGACCCGAACAAGCGCGGCCCAGGAATGGGAGACGTCGATTTTATCCCGATTTTCCAAGCCCTCAAGGAAGTCGGTTACAATGGTTGGGTCTCGGTGGAAGTCTTCGACTACGAGCCTGGCATCGAGTCGCTGGTGAAGGACAGCATCGCCTACATGCGACAATGCGAAGCAGCGATCAGCTAG
- a CDS encoding DNA-methyltransferase, whose translation MATPPKLSATGLTTGDCIAQMKKLPEECIDLAFADPPFNIGYKYDVYDDRKSVDEYLLWSETWMREVQRVLKPTGAFWLAIGDEFAAELKVLATRTLGLHCRNWVVWYYTFGVHCKSKFTRSHAHLFYFTKDAKQFTFNDEQIRVPSARMLVYGDKRANPKGRVPDDTWILRPQDAPESFSSEEDTWYFPRVAGTFKERAGFHGCQMPEQLLGRIIKCCSNEGEIVMDPFAGSGSTLVTAKKLGRQPLGFELSKDYAKQVRQRLASVKEGDPLVGAENPLTSAPSTAKGRRLKETTA comes from the coding sequence GTGGCGACGCCACCGAAACTTTCCGCCACCGGTTTGACGACCGGCGATTGCATCGCCCAGATGAAGAAGCTGCCGGAGGAGTGCATCGATCTGGCCTTTGCCGATCCCCCCTTCAACATCGGCTACAAGTACGACGTGTACGACGATCGTAAATCGGTCGACGAGTATCTCCTGTGGAGCGAAACATGGATGCGGGAAGTCCAGCGCGTTCTCAAGCCGACCGGGGCATTCTGGCTGGCGATCGGCGATGAATTCGCCGCGGAGCTGAAAGTTCTGGCGACGCGCACGCTCGGTCTGCATTGCCGTAACTGGGTCGTCTGGTATTACACCTTCGGTGTGCACTGCAAGAGCAAGTTCACCCGCAGCCACGCGCACCTCTTCTACTTCACCAAGGACGCCAAGCAGTTCACCTTCAACGACGAGCAGATCCGCGTCCCGAGCGCCCGGATGCTGGTTTATGGCGACAAGCGAGCCAATCCCAAGGGACGCGTTCCCGACGATACCTGGATCCTGCGTCCCCAGGATGCCCCCGAAAGCTTCAGCAGCGAAGAGGATACGTGGTACTTCCCCCGCGTGGCCGGTACCTTCAAGGAACGAGCCGGCTTTCACGGCTGCCAAATGCCGGAACAACTGCTGGGGCGAATCATCAAGTGCTGCTCCAACGAAGGAGAGATCGTCATGGATCCCTTTGCCGGCAGCGGCTCGACGCTGGTGACTGCGAAGAAGCTGGGCCGCCAGCCGCTGGGTTTCGAGCTATCCAAAGACTACGCGAAACAAGTGCGCCAGCGTCTGGCCAGCGTCAAAGAAGGGGATCCCCTGGTCGGCGCCGAAAACCCACTCACCAGCGCCCCGAGCACCGCCAAGGGACGCCGACTGAAAGAAACCACGGCCTAG
- a CDS encoding DUF1559 domain-containing protein: MKRRQAFTLVELLVVIAIIGILIALLLPAVQQAREAARRMTCTNHLKQLGLALHNYESTHQVLPRFGQRDADFSVQARVLPYIEQGNLYDLLDFSEVAFTGSWSEKIPNPLFASAFATPIPVYLCPSDPAPEITTLTTSGGPVTYGGLNYMVSIGSGTGTNYDFRWRTDGPFFEPSGCKFSALTDGLSNTALMNETVRSVGPDTTLAAGELPKAPYQKTLNGSSGVGTSMGSVRGMDGSGSPWSSYTDGNGMIANPDVPSFWNQFTSWRGGESPALRGRGTTWAFSGAINSATNGYLSPNSRTPDVVTHFTGYFAARSFHPGGAEVLFGDGSVQFLPETIDLTINRAIYSGSGGEVIGDY; this comes from the coding sequence ATGAAAAGACGACAAGCTTTTACGCTGGTCGAGCTTCTGGTGGTGATTGCCATCATCGGAATCTTGATCGCGCTACTCCTGCCTGCCGTGCAACAAGCCCGCGAGGCGGCTCGGCGGATGACTTGTACCAACCATCTCAAGCAGTTGGGGTTGGCTCTGCACAACTACGAATCGACGCACCAGGTGCTGCCTCGGTTTGGTCAGCGCGACGCCGACTTCTCGGTCCAGGCACGTGTGTTGCCCTATATCGAACAGGGCAATCTGTACGATCTGTTGGACTTCTCCGAAGTCGCTTTCACCGGCAGCTGGAGCGAGAAGATCCCCAACCCGCTGTTCGCCAGTGCGTTCGCCACGCCCATTCCCGTTTACCTTTGCCCGAGCGATCCAGCTCCGGAGATCACCACGCTGACCACCAGTGGCGGCCCAGTGACCTACGGAGGACTGAACTACATGGTGAGCATCGGCAGCGGTACCGGGACGAACTACGACTTCCGCTGGCGGACCGATGGTCCTTTCTTCGAGCCCAGCGGCTGCAAGTTCTCTGCACTGACCGATGGCCTGAGCAACACGGCGCTGATGAATGAAACGGTTCGCAGCGTGGGGCCTGATACGACGCTGGCCGCGGGAGAGCTGCCGAAGGCTCCGTATCAAAAGACCCTCAACGGATCGAGCGGCGTGGGAACGAGCATGGGTTCGGTTCGCGGCATGGATGGAAGCGGCAGCCCTTGGAGCAGCTACACCGATGGCAATGGAATGATTGCCAATCCGGACGTTCCCTCGTTCTGGAACCAGTTCACCAGTTGGCGCGGCGGCGAGAGCCCGGCCCTGCGCGGCCGCGGCACGACGTGGGCGTTCAGCGGTGCGATCAACTCGGCGACCAACGGGTACCTTTCCCCGAACAGTCGCACGCCGGACGTGGTGACTCACTTCACCGGCTACTTCGCGGCCCGCAGTTTTCACCCAGGCGGCGCGGAAGTTCTATTCGGTGACGGCTCGGTGCAGTTTCTGCCAGAGACGATCGACCTGACGATCAACCGCGCGATCTACAGCGGTAGCGGCGGCGAAGTGATCGGCGACTATTAA
- a CDS encoding DUF4198 domain-containing protein, translated as MKRILTMTLLVAVMATSALAHDTWVETNTGIVRTGDAIYVDLKLGNHGNDHRDFKMASKANPADGTWDVVAPDGSKFDLRSVAVDLGYAPKEGFWNAKYVADAPGLYLVSHARDTIVNHGHPVRSVKSGKTFFIVSDSLSQVPSDLTGFDKPQGHALELVPTENPVAPLGPGKPIAVKLMFHGKPLKDTVVSFIPRRETLKEGFDETYERKTNENGEASFTPKSGDQYLVVAHVEQPDASGDGYDATKYSATLLVIVPERCPCCGE; from the coding sequence ATGAAACGCATTCTTACCATGACTCTGCTGGTTGCCGTGATGGCCACCAGCGCTTTAGCCCACGACACCTGGGTCGAAACCAACACCGGCATCGTCCGCACGGGCGATGCCATCTACGTCGACTTGAAACTTGGCAACCACGGCAACGACCATCGCGACTTCAAGATGGCCAGCAAGGCCAACCCGGCCGATGGCACTTGGGACGTCGTTGCCCCGGATGGGTCGAAGTTCGACCTGAGGAGCGTGGCGGTCGATTTGGGTTATGCCCCCAAGGAAGGTTTCTGGAACGCCAAGTACGTCGCCGACGCGCCAGGCCTTTACCTCGTGTCGCACGCCCGCGATACGATCGTGAACCACGGCCACCCGGTGCGAAGCGTGAAGAGCGGCAAGACCTTCTTCATCGTCAGCGACAGTCTTTCGCAGGTACCCAGCGACCTGACCGGCTTCGACAAGCCGCAGGGTCACGCGTTGGAATTGGTACCGACCGAAAACCCCGTCGCGCCGCTGGGCCCTGGCAAGCCGATCGCCGTGAAGCTGATGTTTCATGGCAAGCCGCTGAAGGACACGGTCGTCTCGTTCATTCCGCGCCGTGAAACCCTGAAGGAAGGTTTCGACGAAACGTACGAGCGCAAGACGAACGAAAACGGCGAAGCCAGCTTCACGCCCAAGAGCGGCGATCAGTACCTGGTAGTGGCGCATGTCGAACAGCCAGACGCCAGTGGTGATGGCTACGATGCCACCAAGTACAGCGCGACGCTGCTGGTGATCGTGCCGGAACGTTGCCCTTGCTGCGGCGAATAG
- a CDS encoding iron-containing alcohol dehydrogenase yields MAQSWSFFSAGQFTFGCGSRHELGKRAAGRRYRKVQIVTDATLAGLGMVQPLVDDLKEHGIQVEVFDGSVAEPDLEIARNAALMAGTFEPDAILGLGGGSNIDLAKVTAVLATHGGQPRDYFGWDNVPSEIIPVIAMPTTAGTGSEVSQSAVLTDRESHMKVSILSQFMRPALAIVDPELTFSCPKQVTADSGIDALTHAVEAYLSKESSEIAAEPGESIPYSGSTPIGELFAEEAIALVGRYLVAAVHDPHNREAREKMALAASLAGLAFSNCGVAVVHALEYPIGGRVHCSHGGGNGLLLPYVMKYNLPQRETKLARIAQLLDPICDYASDMEGGLLAIRQVEQLKELIGIPEKLSALGVTEEMLPEFADKSFAISRLMNINPRTPTRDDLLQILTEAL; encoded by the coding sequence ATGGCACAATCCTGGAGCTTCTTCTCTGCCGGGCAGTTCACCTTTGGCTGCGGATCTCGGCACGAACTTGGCAAGCGGGCCGCTGGTCGTCGGTATCGTAAAGTTCAGATCGTTACGGACGCCACGCTGGCCGGCCTGGGCATGGTGCAGCCGCTGGTTGACGACCTGAAGGAGCACGGCATTCAGGTCGAAGTGTTCGACGGCAGCGTCGCCGAGCCTGATTTGGAAATCGCCAGGAACGCAGCGCTGATGGCCGGTACCTTCGAGCCGGACGCGATTCTCGGGCTGGGTGGTGGAAGCAATATCGACCTGGCCAAGGTCACCGCCGTGCTGGCCACGCACGGGGGCCAGCCGCGAGACTACTTTGGCTGGGATAACGTTCCGTCCGAGATCATTCCGGTGATCGCCATGCCGACCACCGCCGGCACCGGCAGCGAGGTCTCGCAGTCGGCCGTGCTGACCGATCGCGAGTCGCACATGAAGGTGAGCATCCTCAGCCAGTTCATGCGCCCGGCTCTGGCAATTGTCGATCCCGAGCTGACCTTCAGCTGCCCGAAGCAAGTCACCGCCGATAGTGGCATCGACGCGCTGACCCATGCGGTCGAAGCGTACCTATCGAAGGAGTCGTCCGAGATCGCGGCCGAGCCCGGCGAGTCGATTCCGTACAGCGGCAGCACGCCGATCGGCGAGTTGTTTGCCGAAGAAGCGATCGCGCTGGTAGGCCGTTACCTGGTAGCGGCCGTTCACGACCCGCACAATCGCGAGGCCCGCGAGAAGATGGCGCTCGCCGCATCGCTGGCAGGCCTGGCGTTTTCCAACTGCGGCGTGGCGGTGGTTCACGCGCTGGAGTACCCGATCGGCGGCCGCGTGCATTGCAGCCACGGCGGCGGCAACGGACTCTTGCTTCCTTACGTGATGAAGTACAACCTGCCGCAGCGCGAGACGAAGCTGGCTCGGATCGCGCAGCTGTTGGATCCGATCTGTGATTACGCCAGCGACATGGAAGGGGGCTTGCTCGCGATCCGCCAGGTGGAACAGCTCAAGGAACTCATTGGCATTCCCGAGAAGCTGAGTGCGCTGGGCGTGACCGAAGAGATGCTGCCGGAGTTCGCCGACAAGTCATTTGCCATTTCGCGGCTGATGAATATCAATCCACGCACCCCGACCCGGGACGACTTGCTGCAAATTCTGACTGAAGCGCTTTAA
- a CDS encoding PSP1 domain-containing protein, which produces MAKYIIRYGAMRFLGVFSARAKDEYNRDDQVIIRTKRGLEVGDVLCEATDEAVKQLSDPAFGSIMRAMSDEDLKQTEHMVGDAQREVETVRRVIGEMDLPMQLVDVEHLFGGERIIVYYLAESRVDFRELVKALASELQTRIEMRQIGVRDEAKLLADYGDCGKPVCCNTHLSEMPPVSMRMAKLQKATLDPTKISGRCGRLKCCLRYEYDTYEELQRDLPPIGSDIVTNSGRGRVLNHEILAGQLLVRMEDNRNIMIDASDVLTVLKRGNGQTGGGSKRGKRRDKKEAAEESGENTQSNSDTPKE; this is translated from the coding sequence ATGGCGAAATACATCATTCGCTACGGGGCCATGCGTTTTTTAGGCGTGTTCTCGGCCCGAGCAAAAGATGAATACAACCGCGACGATCAAGTCATCATTCGCACCAAGCGCGGCTTGGAGGTGGGGGATGTGCTATGTGAAGCTACCGACGAGGCGGTCAAGCAGTTGAGCGATCCGGCCTTTGGCAGCATCATGCGGGCCATGTCGGACGAAGACCTCAAGCAGACCGAGCACATGGTCGGAGACGCCCAGCGCGAGGTGGAAACCGTTCGCCGCGTGATCGGCGAGATGGATCTTCCGATGCAGTTGGTCGACGTCGAGCACCTTTTCGGCGGCGAGCGGATCATCGTTTATTACCTGGCCGAGTCGCGGGTCGACTTTCGCGAGTTGGTCAAGGCATTGGCTTCCGAACTCCAGACGCGCATCGAGATGCGGCAAATCGGCGTTCGCGACGAAGCCAAGCTGCTGGCCGACTATGGCGACTGCGGCAAGCCGGTCTGCTGCAACACGCACCTGAGCGAAATGCCGCCGGTTTCGATGCGGATGGCCAAGCTGCAAAAAGCGACGCTCGACCCGACGAAGATTTCCGGCCGCTGCGGCAGACTCAAGTGCTGTCTGCGTTACGAGTACGACACGTACGAAGAACTGCAGCGCGACCTACCACCCATTGGCAGCGACATCGTCACCAACAGTGGCCGCGGTCGCGTTTTGAATCACGAGATTCTGGCCGGTCAGCTGTTGGTGCGCATGGAAGACAACCGCAACATCATGATCGACGCCAGCGACGTGCTGACGGTCCTCAAGCGGGGCAATGGCCAAACCGGGGGTGGTTCCAAACGCGGCAAACGTCGTGACAAGAAGGAAGCCGCGGAAGAGAGCGGCGAGAACACCCAGTCCAACTCAGACACTCCGAAGGAATAA
- a CDS encoding dihydrofolate reductase gives MRISMIVAASQDWVIGRDGDMPWRLSHDLKRFKSLTMGHPMIMGRKTYESIGRLLPGRTTIIVTRDPGYQVEGAVIASSVGDAVAACHDADEAFVVGGAEIYKAMLPWTTRLYLTKVHAMIPDGDTHFPLLDFHQWHLESAEEIPADEKNQYPTRFEVWERLPEA, from the coding sequence ATGAGAATTTCGATGATCGTCGCGGCCAGCCAAGACTGGGTGATCGGCCGTGACGGAGACATGCCGTGGCGATTGTCTCACGATCTGAAGCGGTTCAAAAGCCTGACCATGGGGCACCCGATGATCATGGGGCGTAAGACGTACGAGTCGATCGGGCGGCTGCTTCCGGGACGCACGACGATCATCGTTACCCGCGATCCTGGCTACCAGGTCGAAGGGGCGGTCATCGCCAGCAGCGTCGGCGATGCGGTCGCCGCGTGTCACGACGCGGACGAAGCGTTTGTGGTGGGGGGCGCCGAAATCTACAAGGCCATGCTCCCATGGACGACGCGGCTTTACCTGACGAAGGTACACGCCATGATCCCCGATGGAGACACGCACTTCCCGCTGCTCGATTTTCATCAGTGGCATCTGGAGTCGGCCGAAGAGATACCCGCCGACGAGAAGAACCAGTACCCGACCCGCTTCGAGGTCTGGGAACGTTTGCCGGAAGCGTAG
- a CDS encoding thymidylate synthase, whose protein sequence is MRQYLDLMQRILDEGVEKHDRTGTGTLSVFGHQMRFDLAEGFPVVTTKKLHLRSIIHELLWFLQGDTNIRYLKENKVRIWDEWADADGNLGPVYGKQWRSWQTPSGETIDQVSQLVEQIKTNPDSRRLIVSAWNVADVPQMALPPCHLLFQFYVAEGKLSCQLYQRSADVFLGVPFNIASYSLLTMMIAQVCDLQPGDFVHTFGDAHLYSNHLEQTRLQLSREPRPLPTMKINPNVKDLFAFTFEDFELVDYDPHPHISAPVAV, encoded by the coding sequence ATGCGACAGTACCTTGATCTGATGCAGCGGATTCTCGACGAAGGGGTCGAGAAGCACGATCGTACCGGCACCGGCACGCTGAGCGTATTCGGGCATCAAATGCGGTTCGATCTCGCGGAAGGGTTCCCGGTCGTCACGACCAAAAAGCTGCATCTGCGTTCGATCATTCACGAACTGCTGTGGTTTCTGCAAGGGGATACCAACATCCGGTATCTCAAAGAGAACAAGGTCCGCATTTGGGACGAGTGGGCCGACGCCGATGGCAACCTCGGGCCGGTCTACGGCAAGCAGTGGCGCAGTTGGCAGACCCCCAGCGGCGAGACGATCGATCAGGTTTCGCAGTTGGTCGAGCAGATCAAGACGAACCCTGATTCGCGGCGGTTGATCGTCTCGGCCTGGAACGTGGCCGACGTTCCGCAAATGGCGCTGCCGCCGTGTCACTTGCTCTTTCAGTTCTACGTGGCGGAAGGGAAGTTGAGCTGTCAGCTCTACCAACGCAGTGCCGACGTGTTCCTCGGCGTACCGTTCAACATTGCTTCTTACTCGCTGCTGACGATGATGATCGCCCAGGTATGCGATCTGCAACCAGGCGACTTCGTGCATACGTTTGGCGACGCGCACCTGTACTCGAATCACCTGGAACAAACCAGGCTCCAACTGTCGCGCGAGCCTCGCCCGCTGCCGACGATGAAGATCAACCCGAACGTGAAGGACTTGTTCGCGTTTACGTTTGAAGACTTCGAGCTCGTCGACTACGACCCGCACCCGCACATTTCCGCCCCGGTGGCCGTATGA
- a CDS encoding VOC family protein — protein MPDLLLEAVNPVLPSRDVKAAIQFYVDKLDFKLSYQDADDPRYASIIRDRVEIHLRWHDPSSWDRVERPNIRIAVCDVEHLYSVFQPLGIFASDTTLRDTAFGTREFGFFDPDGNLLTFYSDLGE, from the coding sequence ATGCCCGATTTGCTACTCGAAGCCGTGAACCCTGTCCTGCCGTCCCGCGACGTGAAGGCCGCCATCCAGTTTTATGTCGACAAGCTGGACTTTAAGCTATCGTATCAAGATGCGGACGATCCACGCTATGCATCGATCATTCGAGATCGAGTCGAAATCCATCTGCGCTGGCACGATCCCTCGAGCTGGGATCGTGTCGAACGACCCAATATCCGCATCGCCGTGTGCGACGTCGAGCACCTTTACAGCGTGTTTCAGCCCCTGGGGATCTTCGCTTCCGATACGACGCTGCGTGACACGGCCTTCGGCACCCGCGAGTTTGGCTTCTTCGATCCTGATGGCAACTTGCTGACGTTTTACTCCGACCTGGGAGAATAG